From the genome of Leguminivora glycinivorella isolate SPB_JAAS2020 chromosome 26, LegGlyc_1.1, whole genome shotgun sequence, one region includes:
- the LOC125239825 gene encoding uncharacterized protein LOC125239825 — MSNLSGMSLADLVAGRGYVKAKISRTCNSVKITDSNEMLLNQKTRLLEAFKEYEDYNINILKLESNDTEPIEEYENKYLNALTIIDEEINRRNAHSPSTRPEQVVKLHQPIKLPPIDIPCFSDAYTARAYHMERDADTDPTMEGFLDYLERRALALENAEPGTSGQPRYLPANKTVLIATEKTLQCDLCIDTNGSSIPAIESPAGDWQRTGEECSSIAV; from the exons ATGAGTAATTTGAGTGGAATGTCGCTGGCGGACCTTGTGGCCGGGAGGGGCTACGTTAAGGCCAAAATTTCAAGAACTTGTAACTCAGTGAAGATAACTGATTCAAATGAGATGTTACTAAATCAAAAAACTAGATTATTAGAAGCATTCAAAGAATATGAAGATTACAACATAAACATACTAAAGTTAGAATCTAATGACACTGAACCTATTGAggaatatgaaaataaatacttaaatgcaTTAACAATTATTGACGAAGAAATCAACAGACGCAATGCCCACTCTCCCTCCACGAGGCCCGAACAGGTGGTAAAATTGCACCAGCCTATCAAGTTACCACCCATAGACATACCTTGCTTTAGTG ATGCCTACACAGCCAGAGCATATCACATGGAGCGGGACGCTGACACAGACCCAACAATGGAAGGCTTCCTTGACTACCTAGAGAGGCGTGCACTGGCCTTAGAAAATGCTGAACCAGGGACATCGGGACAACCTCGCTACTTGCCTGCTAATAAGACTGTACTAATAGCAACTGAAAAAACGCTGCAGTGTGATTTAT GCATTGATACTAACGGGTCCAGCATACCAGCCATCGAGTCACCAGCAGGCGACTGGCAGCGAACAGGGGAAGAATGCAGCTCGATCGCAGTTTGA